In Diabrotica undecimpunctata isolate CICGRU chromosome 4, icDiaUnde3, whole genome shotgun sequence, a single genomic region encodes these proteins:
- the LOC140438606 gene encoding uncharacterized protein, with translation MKIVFVTWILAACLLQTWNFPTTRQTQDVKEIAPNRKNAESELSYKDDNNKETGVIFQSTVQESNYQPQSSVSKTKNFESEKNLPDNSSSTKKKKPSWKNTTTNLLSTVKIEFGVTTNSNTSDANKKNTKKIGDPLSRFTPATENKANAFGPETHAIITSISTPSNTSMKGALIQNSKTRRYNPKTDLFTASTSSNIDAITISGPILRDRAVESSLPTDSTKSTISKILFNPTPAPTESSISTVASSTTTETTEPSTSTTISSTTPETTHSSTSTTISSTTPETTQPSTSTTISSTTPETTQPSTSTTIFSTTTMTTKPSTSTKISSTTTETTQPSTSTTISSTTPETTQPSTSTTISSTTPVTTQPSTSTTISSTTSETTQPSTSTTISSTTTETTQTSTSTTISSTTPVTTQPSTSTTISSTTTETTQPSTSTTISSTTPKTTQPSTSTTISSTTPETTQPSTSTTIFIQPLRQHILPLRLQFPVQLL, from the exons ATGAAAATAGTATTTGTAACCTGGATATTAGCAGCATGCTTATTACAAA caTGGAATTTTCCAACTACAAGACAAACACAAGATGTAAAAGAAATCGCCCCAAACAGAAAAAATGCAGAAAGTGAATTGTCTTATAAAGATGACAATAATAAAGAAACAGGTGTTATATTTCAATCTACAGTAcaag AATCCAATTATCAACCACAATCTTCAGTGAGTAAAACAAAGAACTTCGAAAGTGAAAAGAACTTACCAGACAACTCGTCAagcacaaaaaagaaaaaaccctCATGGAAGAATACTACTACAAACTTACTCTCAACTGTAAAAATTGAATTTGGAGTTACTACTAATTCAAACACTTCTGATGCAAacaaaaaaaataccaaaaaaataggTGATCCATTGTCCAGGTTCACTCCAGCAACAGAAAATAAAGCAAATGCTTTCGGTCCAGAGACCCATGCAATAATAACATCTATTTCGACACCATCAAATACTTCAATGAAAGGAGCCTTAATACAAAATAGTAAAACAAGAAGATACAATCCAAAAACTGATTTATTTACTGCCTCGACCTCATCAAATATTGATGCAATAACAATAAGCGGACCAATACTAAGAGATAGGGCGGTCGAATCCAGTTTACCTACAGATTCAACAAAAAGTACTATTTCGAAAATCCTTTTTAATCCAACGCCCGCCCCAACAGAATCTTCTATCTCCACTGTGGCCTCCAGTACAACCACTGAGACAACggaaccttccacttcgactacaatttccagtacaactcctgaaaCAACACATTCTTctacttcgactacaatttccagtacaactcctgagacaacacaaccttccacttcgactacaatttccagtacaactcctgagacaacacaaccttccacttctaCTACAATTTTCAGTACAACTACTATGACAACgaaaccttccacttcgactaaaatttccagtacaactactgagacaacacaaccttccacttcgacaacaatttccagtacaacccctgagacaacacaaccttccacttcgactacaatttccagtacaactcctgtgacaacacaaccttccacttcgactacaatttccagtacaacttctgagacaacacaaccttccacttcgactacaatttccagtacaactactgagacaacacaaacttccacttcgactacaatttccagtacaactcctgtgacaacacaaccttccacttcgactacaatttccagtacaactactgagacaacacaaccttccacttcgacaacaatttccagtacaacccctaagacaacacaaccttccacttcgactacaatttccagtacaacccctgagacaacacaaccttccacttcgactacaattttcA tacaaccccTGAGACAACACatccttccacttcgactacaatttccagtacaactcctatGA